A single Vigna radiata var. radiata cultivar VC1973A chromosome 8, Vradiata_ver6, whole genome shotgun sequence DNA region contains:
- the LOC106772147 gene encoding autophagy-related protein 18h — MKNQTKDNGGSKSSNGFVPSSFKFISSCIKTASSGVRSAGASVAASLSGEGHDRRDQVLWACFDRLELSPSSFKHVLLLGYSNGFQVLDVEDASSVRELVSRRDDPVSFLQMQPVPAKSEGCEGFGASHPLLLVVACDKSKIPGKMLNVRDGHNEAQAENIVSSATAVRFYSLRSHTYVHALRFRSTVYMVRCSPRLVAVGLATQIYCFDALTLENKFSVLTYPVPQLGGQGMIGVNVGYGPMAVGPRWLAYASNSPLLSNTGRLSPQSLTPPAGSPSTSPSSGNLVARYAMESSKHLAAGLINLSDMGYKTLSKYYQDLIPDGSSSPVSSSSSWKVSRFASNSTETDTAGMVVVKDFVSRAIVAQFRAHTSPISALCFDPSGTLLVTASIHGNNINIFRIMPSCSKSGPGSQSSDWSCSHVHLYKLHRGMTSAVIQDICFSHNSHWVAIISSKGTCHIFVLAPFGGETVLKMHDQDTDGPALLPVFPLPWWFTPHFTVNQQQLSLTPPPPVVLSVVSRIKNSNAGWLNTVSSAASSAAGKVPIPSGAVSAVFHSSIPHVSQNAYSKIQAMEHLLVYTPSGHLIQYKLLPPLVADSSETTSRTALVPLAQIQEEDLRVKVEPVQWWDVCRRYDWPEKEVCVLGNTVGGLEAEEMILDNSDYEVNRIGSNNSIKLNKQCHFSNAEVHISSGRIPIWQESEVSLFVMSPLKAAGVPDLYELITRGEIEIESIQANEIEIKQKDLLPIFDHFHRIQSTWGDRGIIMGRCSSSSSDSHGNEEKLSEEAAIFNSKLTVPGQAVKTFVGASSFDNAITAKVKSSNHDKANDSFNSSSSGCELNMNVICEESIRDSPDFDQFFQEGYCKASVDCHESTEVITEVDCSSPCGREKSDEDGDNDDMLGDVFDFSEEG, encoded by the exons GTGCTTTGGGCTTGCTTTGACAGGCTAGAACTAAGTCCGTCTTCTTTCAAGCATGTCCTCTTACTTGGTTATTCCAATGGCTTTCAAGTTCTTGACGTGGAAGATGCCTCTAGTGTCAGGGAACTTGTGTCTAGACGTGATGATCCAGTTTCCTTTTTACAGATGCAGCCTGTTCCTGCAAAATCAGAAGGTTGTGAAGGATTTGGAGCATCCCACCCTTTACTGTTGGTTGTTGCATGTGATAAATCAAAGATCCCCGGTAAAATGCTAAATGTAAGAGATGGCCATAACGAAGCTCAAGCGGAAAATATTGTTAGCTCAGCTACAGCAGTTCGGTTTTACTCATTAAGGTCCCATACCTACGTTCACGCTCTGAGATTTCGTTCAACTGTATACATGGTTAGGTGCAGTCCTCGACTGGTGGCGGTTGGTCTAGCTACGCAA ATATATTGTTTTGACGCTCTTACACTTGAGAATAAATTCAGTGTTCTCACTTACCCCGTACCTCAGTTGGGAGGACAAGGAATGATTGGGGTTAATGTTGGCTACGGTCCTATGGCTGTAGGTCCTCGGTGGTTAGCTTATGCCTCAAACAGCCCATTGTTGTCAAACACTGGTCGCCTGAGTCCTCAGAGTCTTACTCCTCCTGCTGGCAGCCCATCGACATCACCCAGCAGTGGAAACCTGGTAGCTCGATATGCCATGGAATCTAGCAAGCATTTGGCGGCAGGGCTGATCAATCTTAGTGATATGGGATACAAAACATTGTCTAAATATTATCAAGATCTAATACCTGATGGATCTAGCTCTCCTGTATCGTCAAGCTCAAGTTGGAAAGTTAGTCGATTTGCATCAAATTCTACAGAAACAGATACAGCCGGGATG GTTGTTGTCAAGGACTTTGTTTCTAGAGCTATTGTGGCACAATTTAGGGCTCATACTAGTCCAATATCTGCATTATGTTTTGACCCAAGTGGGACACTTTTGGTTACAGCCTCAATTCATGGCaacaacattaatatatttCGAATTATGCCATCCTGCTCAAAAAGTGGACCAGGTTCTCAAAGCAGTGATTGGAGCTGTTCACATGTGCACCTTTACAAGCTCCACCGTGGCATGACATCTGCT GTAATACAAGATATTTGCTTTAGCCATAACAGTCACTGGGTTGCCATCATTTCCTCCAAGGGAACTTGTCatatttttgttcttgctcCTTTTGGTGGTGAGACAGTTCTTAAGATGCACGATCAAGACACAGATGGGCCTGCTCTTTTGCCAGTTTTTCCTCTACCATGGTGGTTCACTCCACATTTCACAGTAAATCAGCAACAATTGAGCCTGACACCCCCACCTCCTGTTGTTCTTTCAGTGGTTAGTAGAATAAAGAATAGTAATGCCGGATGGCTCAATACAGTTAGTAGTGCGGCATCTTCTGCAGCAGGGAAAGTTCCAATTCCATCTGGTGCTGTTTCTGCTGTCTTTCACAGTTCCATTCCTCATGTTTCACAGAATGCATACTCAAAAATTCAGGCTATGGAGCACTTGTTAGTTTATACCCCTTCTGGtcatttaattcaatataaacTACTACCACCATTGGTGGCAGATTCAAGTGAAACTACTTCAAGAACAGCCCTAGTTCCATTAGCACAGATACAAGAAGAAGATTTGCGTGTGAAGGTTGAACCTGTTCAGTGGTGGGATGTCTGTAGGAGATATGATTGGCCAGAAAAAGAAGTGTGTGTATTGGGGAATACTGTCGGTGGACTGGAAGCTGAAGAAATGATTTTGGATAATTCAGATTATGAGGTTAATAGAATCGGGAGCAATAATTCtataaaacttaataaacaatGTCATTTCTCAAATGCAGAGGTACATATAAGCTCTGGGCGGATACCAATTTGGCAGGAGTCCGAG GTCTCTCTCTTTGTGATGAGTCCTTTGAAAGCTGCTGGAGTGCCAGATTTGTATGAGCTTATTACTAGGGGGGAAATTGAAATAGAGAGTATTCAAGCTAATGAGATTGAAATAAAACAGAAAGATCTGTTGCCCATCTTCGATCATTTCCACAGAATTCAGTCTACTTGGGGTGACAG AGGTATTATTATGGGACGGTGCTCTAGCTCTTCGTCTGATTCCCATGGAAATGAGGAGAAGTTGTCAGAAGAAGCTgcaattttcaattcaaaattgacGGTACCTGGTCAAGCTGTCAAGACGTTTGTTG GTGCCTCAAGTTTTGACAATGCTATAACTGCAAAGGTTAAATCATCAAATCATGATAAAGCCAATGACAGTTTCAATTCAAGTTCTAGTGGCTGTGAATTGAATATGAATGTTATTTGTGAGGAGTCAATACGTGACTCACCAGACTTCGATCAATTTTTTCAAGAAGGTTATTGTAAAGCATCAGTTGATTGTCATGAATCAACAGAAGTCATAACAGAAGTGGATTGTAGCAGTCCCTGTGGCAGGGAAAAATCTGATGAAGATGGTGATAATGATGACATGCTTGGCGATGTATTTGACTTCTCTGAAGAAG GTTGA
- the LOC106771462 gene encoding histidine-containing phosphotransfer protein 1 — protein MDGLVQLQKQLVDYTASLFHEGFLDEQFNQLQQLQDESNPDFVVEVVTLFFEDAERLLNELSKTLGQPSIDFKKLDAHVHQLKGSSSSIGAQRVHRVCISFRNSCEEQNVEGCLKNLQQVTHEYSLVKSKLETLLRMEQQILAAGG, from the exons ATGGACGGTCTAGTTCAGCTGCAGAAGCAACTCGTTGATTACACTGCTTCTCTATTTCATGAG GGTTTTTTAGATGAACAATTTAACCAGCTTCAGCAACTTCAAGATGAAAGTAACCCAGATTTTGTGGTTGAAGTGGTCACTCTCTTTTTTGAAGACGCTGAGAGGCTTCTTAACGAGCTCTCAAAAACACT AGGCCAACCTAGCATTGATTTTAAAAAGTTGGATGCTCATGTTCACCAGTTGAAGGGTAGCAGCTCCAG CATTGGAGCACAGAGAGTTCACAGAGTCTGCATTTCCTTCCGAAACTCTTGTGAGGAACAAAACGTTGAAGG GTGTCTTAAAAACTTGCAACAAGTGACACATGAGTACTCCTTGGTGAAAAGCAAGCTTGAAACTCTCCTCAGG ATGGAGCAACAGATTTTGGCTGCTGGTGGATAG
- the LOC106769825 gene encoding myosin-13, which produces MAKKKISHSANSQESKHSQNETQTMSMPTLTDDSYLQQIQSLRNLNAKLLKETAERRQQIDSLQSELHHSAVSNNDMLAAFHIEKVVTSVVVDSHVKGMNLLFDTLLGEKDREVERLQRERKSLDLRFQNETKLVEESLKREGKLREEVEKLRLEGENVLLQKQRDVSELKMERDSALKSSRESFEAVETLKEEIEALRRGKDEFVKREGKLREEAEKLRLEGENLLLQKQRDISELKMERDSALKSSRESFDAVETLKEEIEALRIGKDEFVKISKNQKQKIGDLEEELIRVNDSWKMQEECMRVRLDNADDKLGLATQKVEEMTREISSLIKEKKKIEKVVETLTEENAGVRKSLNVAINELGDKQHEIDEAIRVKGETEEVKVNLESEIVDLRVKIKELEQSYRKFEEENSQLLSEVDNYKSTVEEVEVEKKNMKKEFEEEKKKVEKLELLTAKLQETVVKRDADLGQMRSDRDKLSENGKKLEGNMSVLRKENEALQSKLLEARKEVEDLSAKIDVWCKNWNKALALLKHTATLVSQQKDIEEEVIRNGKNVEEMEEIAVEEVEKIKKAFESKEEMLDEMKQKVVSLNKSVVDAHKSKNIWTVLSSATTIFAAALVAYVARGR; this is translated from the coding sequence ATGGCGAAAAAGAAAATCTCTCATTCTGCCAATTCTCAAGAATCCAAACACTCCCAAAACGAAACACAAACCATGTCAATGCCTACCCTAACCGATGATTCCTATCTTCAACAGATTCAGAGCCTCAGAAACCTCAATGCCAAACTTCTTAAGGAGACCGCCGAGCGCCGCCAACAGATTGACTCCCTCCAGTCGGAGTTACACCACTCTGCCGTCTCCAACAACGACATGCTCGCTGCCTTCCACATAGAAAAGGTAGTCACTTCGGTTGTCGTGGACAGCCACGTCAAGGGGATGAATCTCTTATTCGACACACTCCTTGGAGAGAAGGATCGCGAGGTTGAACGTCTCCAACGTGAACGGAAAAGCCTCGATTTGCGGTTCCAGAACGAGACGAAGCTGGTTGAGGAGAGTTTAAAGAGGGAGGGGAAGCTTCGAGAAGAAGTGGAGAAGCTTAGGTTGGAAGGTGAAAATGTTTTGTTGCAGAAACAGAGAGACGTCTCGGAGTTGAAAATGGAGCGAGATTCGGCGCTGAAGAGCTCTCGAGAATCGTTTGAGGCTGTTGAAACGTTGAAGGAAGAGATTGAAGCGTTGAGAAGAGGGAAGGATGAGTTTGTGAAGAGGGAGGGGAAGCTTCGAGAAGAAGCGGAGAAGCTTAGGTTGGAAGGTGAAAATCTGTTGTTGCAGAAACAGAGAGACATCTCGGAGTTGAAAATGGAGCGAGATTCGGCGCTGAAGAGCTCTCGAGAATCGTTTGATGCTGTTGAAACGTTGAAGGAAGAGATTGAAGCGTTGAGAATAGGGAAGGATGAGTTTGTGAAGATAAGCAAAAATCAGAAGCAGAAAATAGGTGATCTTGAAGAGGAGTTGATACGAGTCAACGACTCTTGGAAGATGCAAGAGGAGTGCATGCGTGTCAGGCTTGACAATGCGGACGATAAACTTGGTCTTGCGACGCAGAAGGTGGAGGAGATGACGAGGGAGATCAGTTCCTTGAtcaaggagaagaaaaagatagaaaaggttgttgagaCGTTGACGGAGGAGAATGCTGGAGTTCGTAAGAGTTTGAATGTGGCTATCAATGAGTTGGGGGATAAGCAGCATGAGATTGATGAAGCTATTAGAGTCAAAGGTGAAACAGAGGAGGTGAAGGTTAATCTAGAAAGTGAAATTGTTGATCTGAGAGTAAAAATCAAAGAATTGGAGCAGTCTTACAGGAAGTTTGAAGAGGAAAACTCTCAGTTGCTTTCAGAAGTTGACAATTATAAAAGTACTGTGGAAGAGGTGGAAgttgagaagaaaaacatgaagaaagagtttgaggaggagaagaagaaagtgGAGAAGTTGGAGCTGCTAACTGCAAAATTGCAGGAAACTGTTGTGAAGAGAGACGCTGATTTGGGACAAATGAGAAGTGATAGAGATAAGCTGAGTGAGAATGGAAAGAAGCTGGAGGGTAATATGAGTGTTTTGAGAAAGGAAAATGAGGCATTACAGAGTAAGCTTTTGGAAGCCAGAAAGGAAGTTGAGGATTTGAGCGCTAAGATTGATGTTTGGTGCAAAAATTGGAACAAGGCCCTTGCACTGTTGAAACATACGGCTACACTTGTGTCTCAACAGAAGGATATTGAAGAGGAGGTGATCCGAAATGGTAAGAAtgttgaagaaatggaagaaatagctgttgaagaagtggaaaaaataaagaaggcATTTGAAAGCAAAGAGGAGATGCTGGATGAAATGAAGCAGAAAGTGGTTTCATTGAACAAGTCTGTGGTGGATGCTCACAAAAGTAAGAACATCTGGACTGTGTTATCCTCTGCCACTACAATTTTTGCTGCTGCCTTAGTTGCTTATGTTGCTAGAGGACGTTGA